In Blastopirellula sp. J2-11, a single genomic region encodes these proteins:
- the rpsC gene encoding 30S ribosomal protein S3 codes for MGQKVNPIAFRTGVMQGWKSRWFASKKDFSDLLFEDQRIRKFIGGHPDEKIRQKYRNAGIDRIEIDRTRDEVKVTLFVARPGLIIGQKGQEVEKLQEELQNLVGRRINMKIEEIGRPELRAQLVAEDIADQLAKRSSFRRTMKRALESTMEAGARGIKVQLAGRLGGAEMARREKAIQGSIPLSTIRAKIDYGFTEAKTAQGHIGVQVWINNGFYEENESDVANAAEGQAPKKSKKAYKR; via the coding sequence ATGGGTCAAAAAGTTAATCCGATTGCTTTCCGTACAGGCGTGATGCAGGGCTGGAAAAGCCGCTGGTTCGCGTCGAAGAAGGACTTTTCCGATCTGCTGTTTGAAGATCAGCGGATTCGGAAGTTCATCGGCGGTCATCCGGATGAAAAGATTCGCCAAAAGTATCGCAACGCCGGTATCGATCGCATTGAGATCGACCGTACTCGCGATGAAGTCAAAGTAACGTTGTTTGTGGCGCGACCTGGTCTGATCATTGGTCAGAAGGGTCAAGAAGTCGAGAAACTGCAGGAAGAACTGCAGAATCTCGTCGGCCGCCGCATCAACATGAAGATCGAGGAAATCGGTCGCCCCGAGCTGCGTGCTCAACTGGTGGCGGAAGATATAGCCGATCAGCTTGCGAAGCGTTCGAGCTTCCGCCGCACGATGAAACGTGCCTTGGAATCGACGATGGAAGCTGGCGCCCGCGGCATCAAGGTGCAGCTGGCTGGTCGTTTGGGCGGCGCCGAAATGGCTCGTCGCGAAAAAGCGATTCAAGGCTCGATTCCGTTGTCGACGATCCGCGCGAAGATCGACTATGGCTTCACCGAAGCAAAAACAGCGCAGGGACACATCGGGGTCCAAGTTTGGATAAACAACGGTTTTTACGAGGAGAACGAATCCGATGTCGCGAATGCCGCGGAGGGTCAAGCACCGAAAAAGTCAAAGAAGGCGTATAAGAGGTAA
- the rplV gene encoding 50S ribosomal protein L22 has product MAFKASHRLARISARKVRPLADLVRGKFADEALDILRFQPHRGARMLEKVIQSALGNAQDVSQNRGQSLKQDNLIVAEARVDGGPIIKRFRPRARGTAYPILKRTSHIHVTLEEIEI; this is encoded by the coding sequence ATGGCATTTAAAGCATCCCACCGGCTGGCTCGCATCAGCGCCCGCAAGGTGCGTCCGCTCGCGGACCTGGTGCGGGGCAAGTTTGCCGATGAGGCGCTCGACATCCTGCGTTTTCAGCCGCACCGCGGCGCACGGATGCTGGAGAAGGTGATTCAAAGCGCCCTGGGTAATGCTCAGGACGTCAGTCAGAATCGCGGGCAGTCGCTGAAGCAAGACAATTTGATCGTCGCCGAAGCGAGAGTCGACGGCGGACCAATTATTAAACGCTTCCGCCCTCGGGCACGCGGCACCGCATATCCGATTCTGAAGCGTACCAGTCATATTCACGTCACCTTGGAGGAGATCGAAATCTAA
- the rpsS gene encoding 30S ribosomal protein S19 — protein MSRSQKKGPYVEPKLYFKVQKMEDTGRKDPIKTWARACTIVPEFIGHTFMVHNGKAHLKVYVTEDMVGHKLGEFSPTRTFRGHGSDKKKK, from the coding sequence ATGAGTCGATCACAAAAAAAAGGGCCATACGTCGAACCGAAGCTGTACTTTAAAGTGCAGAAGATGGAAGACACCGGCCGCAAAGACCCCATCAAAACCTGGGCCCGCGCCTGCACGATTGTGCCGGAATTCATTGGGCACACGTTCATGGTTCACAATGGCAAAGCGCACTTGAAGGTATACGTGACGGAAGACATGGTCGGGCACAAGTTGGGCGAGTTCAGCCCGACGCGTACCTTCCGTGGTCACGGTTCTGACAAGAAGAAGAAATAA
- the rplB gene encoding 50S ribosomal protein L2 has protein sequence MGIRKYKPTSAGRRNASVSDFAELTKGAQPEKSLLRKLTKNGGRNNQGKITVRHRGGGHKRRYRVIDFRRSKDGVAAKVDSVQYDPNRSGRIALLHYTDGEKRYILAPDGLVAGQMVMSGPEAPPVVGNCLPLNKIPAGTTVHNIELAPGSGGTMCRSAGSSATLMACEADWAQLSLPSGEIRRVPAGCRATIGKVSNPEHEKVVLGKAGRKRWLGRRPHVRGTAMNPVDHPHGGGEGRTKGGRHPVTPQGKPTKGGHTRHKKKASNKAIIRRRRSRRYGVLKLIK, from the coding sequence ATGGGAATTCGCAAATACAAGCCGACCTCTGCTGGACGCCGAAACGCGTCGGTCAGTGACTTCGCCGAATTGACGAAGGGCGCTCAGCCGGAGAAGAGCCTGCTTCGTAAGCTCACGAAGAATGGCGGTCGCAATAACCAAGGTAAAATCACGGTTCGTCATCGTGGCGGCGGTCATAAACGACGCTACCGCGTGATTGACTTTCGTCGCTCCAAAGATGGCGTCGCCGCGAAGGTCGACTCGGTTCAATATGATCCGAATCGCTCGGGCCGCATCGCATTGTTGCACTACACGGATGGTGAAAAGCGTTACATCCTCGCTCCCGATGGTTTGGTCGCAGGCCAAATGGTGATGAGCGGGCCTGAAGCGCCTCCAGTAGTCGGCAACTGCTTGCCGTTGAACAAGATTCCGGCTGGTACGACGGTTCACAATATCGAATTGGCGCCAGGTAGCGGAGGCACGATGTGCCGAAGCGCCGGCTCCAGCGCCACTTTGATGGCGTGCGAAGCTGACTGGGCTCAGTTGTCTTTGCCCAGCGGTGAAATTCGTCGCGTTCCGGCCGGATGCCGCGCCACGATCGGGAAGGTTAGCAACCCAGAACACGAAAAAGTCGTGCTCGGTAAAGCTGGCCGTAAGCGTTGGTTGGGTCGTCGTCCGCATGTTCGCGGTACAGCGATGAACCCGGTCGATCACCCGCATGGTGGTGGTGAAGGTCGAACCAAGGGTGGACGTCACCCGGTGACGCCGCAAGGCAAGCCAACCAAGGGCGGCCACACGCGTCACAAGAAAAAGGCTTCGAACAAGGCGATTATTCGTCGCCGTCGTTCTCGTCGGTACGGCGTCTTGAAGTTGATCAAGTAA
- the rplW gene encoding 50S ribosomal protein L23, with amino-acid sequence MATTTNNSKLTLDPHQVLVRPLVTEKGVERSTEQNQYAFEVSPQATKEDVRRAVETLFEVKVAKVRTQTRKGKTRRYKFRNGMTKAWKKALVTLDAEHRIDFF; translated from the coding sequence ATGGCTACGACCACGAACAATTCAAAACTGACGTTGGACCCGCATCAGGTCCTCGTTCGTCCGCTTGTCACCGAAAAAGGTGTCGAGCGTTCGACGGAACAGAATCAATACGCTTTTGAGGTGAGCCCGCAAGCGACCAAGGAAGACGTTCGGCGTGCCGTCGAAACGCTCTTCGAGGTGAAGGTCGCTAAGGTTCGCACGCAAACGCGAAAAGGGAAGACTCGCCGTTACAAATTTCGTAACGGCATGACGAAGGCCTGGAAGAAGGCTTTGGTGACGCTCGACGCCGAGCATCGCATCGACTTCTTCTAA